One genomic region from Leptolyngbyaceae cyanobacterium JSC-12 encodes:
- a CDS encoding hypothetical protein (IMG reference gene:2510096368): MSIPKVIDDVIQFVSGAVSRIFSVSDDKYPNTGVQPFDGDFHKKDHSTDY, translated from the coding sequence ATGAGTATTCCCAAAGTCATTGATGATGTCATTCAGTTTGTTTCGGGGGCTGTCTCTCGTATTTTCTCAGTGAGTGATGATAAATATCCCAATACGGGCGTTCAACCCTTTGATGGCGACTTTCATAAGAAAGACCATTCTACCGATTATTGA
- a CDS encoding putative nicotinate phosphoribosyltransferase (IMG reference gene:2510096369~PFAM: Nicotinate phosphoribosyltransferase (NAPRTase) family~TIGRFAM: putative nicotinate phosphoribosyltransferase), which translates to MSSLTANVVRSPDLANQSLVVTPADLSLLTDLYQLTMTACYVGEQLEERVASFELFARRLPPGFGYLIAMGLAQALDYLENLHFSAAQLAQLQATGIFAHAPNAFWSLLAEGRFTGDVWAVPEGTALFANEPLLRIEAPLWQAQLVETYLLNTLNYQTLIATRAARLRDVAGAEATLLEFGTRRAFSPQASVWAARAALAAGMNATSNVLAALQLGQKPAGTMAHSLVMALAAIEGDEAQAFTAFHRYFPGAPLLIDTYDVVAAAKALAEKLEHGELELAGVRLDSGDLLSLSQQVRQLLPGVPIFASGDLDEYRIAELRAAGACIDGYGLGTQLVTGTPVNGVYKLVEIDGIPVMKESTGKLTYPGRKQVFRRYEDRVAVGDRLGLMSVDDVSTDEQPLLQCVMRHGQRVNPPESLEAIAQRTAQSVASLPTATRAIKNPVSLSVQVSSELKALVEHTKRRIQ; encoded by the coding sequence ATGAGTTCTCTAACCGCTAATGTAGTGCGATCGCCCGATTTGGCAAATCAATCGCTCGTCGTCACCCCAGCCGATCTCAGCCTCTTGACCGATCTGTATCAGCTTACGATGACTGCCTGCTATGTAGGTGAACAGCTTGAGGAGCGTGTTGCCAGTTTTGAGCTGTTTGCCCGCCGTTTGCCACCAGGCTTTGGCTATTTGATCGCAATGGGGTTGGCGCAAGCATTGGATTATTTGGAAAATTTGCACTTTAGCGCTGCCCAGCTAGCGCAGTTGCAGGCAACCGGAATTTTTGCTCATGCTCCCAACGCATTCTGGTCGTTGCTAGCAGAAGGGCGATTTACTGGAGACGTGTGGGCGGTTCCAGAAGGCACAGCGCTGTTTGCGAATGAGCCGCTGTTGCGGATAGAAGCACCGCTATGGCAGGCACAACTGGTGGAAACTTACTTGCTGAATACCCTGAACTATCAAACATTAATTGCTACACGGGCGGCCCGGCTACGAGATGTGGCAGGTGCAGAGGCAACCCTGCTGGAATTTGGCACTCGGCGAGCATTTAGTCCGCAGGCATCGGTATGGGCAGCACGGGCAGCGCTGGCAGCAGGTATGAACGCAACCTCTAACGTATTGGCGGCGCTGCAACTGGGGCAAAAACCTGCCGGAACAATGGCTCATTCGCTGGTGATGGCGCTGGCAGCCATAGAAGGTGATGAAGCCCAGGCCTTCACTGCGTTTCATCGCTATTTTCCAGGTGCACCATTGCTGATTGACACCTACGACGTGGTGGCAGCGGCGAAAGCATTGGCTGAAAAGCTAGAACATGGAGAGTTAGAACTGGCAGGAGTGCGGTTGGATTCTGGTGATTTGCTGTCATTATCCCAACAAGTCAGGCAACTGCTGCCAGGTGTACCGATTTTTGCCAGTGGCGATTTGGATGAATATCGCATTGCTGAGTTAAGAGCAGCGGGTGCTTGTATCGATGGGTACGGATTGGGAACGCAACTGGTGACGGGGACACCTGTGAACGGAGTATATAAACTGGTTGAAATTGATGGTATTCCAGTCATGAAAGAGTCAACCGGAAAGCTGACCTATCCAGGACGTAAGCAGGTGTTTCGCCGCTATGAAGATAGAGTGGCAGTGGGCGATCGCCTGGGGCTGATGTCCGTGGATGATGTTTCTACGGACGAGCAACCGTTATTGCAGTGTGTAATGCGGCATGGTCAGCGAGTCAACCCACCGGAATCACTAGAGGCGATCGCTCAACGAACCGCACAGTCTGTCGCCAGTCTCCCTACAGCAACTCGCGCGATCAAGAATCCAGTTTCACTATCAGTTCAGGTGTCTTCCGAACTGAAGGCACTGGTTGAACACACCAAGCGGAGGATACAGTAG
- a CDS encoding nicotinate/nicotinamide nucleotide adenylyltransferase (IMG reference gene:2510096370~PFAM: Cytidylyltransferase~TIGRFAM: nicotinate (nicotinamide) nucleotide adenylyltransferase; cytidyltransferase-related domain), producing the protein MNRWQKTIPRLNIALFGTSADPPTIGHQIIIAWLAQRFDWVAVWAADNPFKGHQTPLDHRMTMLGLMIQDLDPPRHNVHLHPELSQSRTIHTLEIAKQRWKNADFTLVIGSDLVTQLPNWYRIEELLQEVDLLIVPRPGYPLSEPSLGELRHRGARVAIADLTCPDTSSTAYRAQGKTDGLTPPIEDYIHREHLYVCQDAPREKQPSH; encoded by the coding sequence GTGAACAGATGGCAGAAGACAATTCCACGACTCAACATTGCTCTGTTTGGAACTAGTGCTGATCCGCCAACTATCGGGCATCAAATCATCATTGCCTGGTTAGCTCAACGGTTTGATTGGGTAGCAGTCTGGGCAGCAGACAATCCATTCAAAGGGCATCAAACTCCGCTGGATCACCGCATGACGATGCTGGGCTTGATGATTCAAGATCTTGATCCGCCTCGTCACAATGTGCATCTACATCCAGAATTAAGCCAGTCTCGCACGATTCACACATTGGAGATTGCTAAGCAACGCTGGAAAAATGCTGACTTTACGCTGGTCATCGGGTCGGATCTGGTAACACAGTTACCGAACTGGTATCGGATTGAGGAACTGTTACAAGAGGTCGATCTCCTCATTGTGCCAAGACCGGGCTATCCTTTGAGTGAGCCTTCTCTGGGGGAATTGAGGCATCGAGGAGCCAGAGTGGCGATCGCAGACTTAACCTGTCCAGATACCTCCTCCACTGCCTATCGAGCGCAAGGAAAAACCGACGGGTTAACGCCTCCCATCGAAGACTATATCCACCGGGAGCACCTATACGTATGCCAGGACGCGCCCAGAGAAAAGCAGCCAAGTCACTGA
- a CDS encoding ADP-ribose pyrophosphatase (IMG reference gene:2510096371~PFAM: NUDIX domain) has translation MPGRAQRKAAKSLNHIPLADFKVGVDNVIFSVDTDQNRLLVLLVMRQEDPFLGQWSLPGTLVRRGESLEDAAYRILAEKIRARNLYLEQLYTFGGPNRDPREAPDSYGDRYLSVSYFALVRYAEAELIADRVSGIAWYPLDQVPVLAFDHKQILEYGHRRLRNKLEYSPVAFEVLPELFTLSDLYQLYTTVLGDNFSDYSNFRSRLLKLGFLEDTGVKVSRGAGRPASLYRFDAEAFAPHKDKPMVFI, from the coding sequence ATGCCAGGACGCGCCCAGAGAAAAGCAGCCAAGTCACTGAACCACATACCGCTTGCCGACTTCAAAGTGGGGGTCGATAACGTGATTTTCTCCGTCGATACTGATCAAAATCGGCTGCTGGTACTGCTCGTAATGCGGCAAGAAGACCCCTTTTTGGGGCAATGGAGTTTGCCTGGAACATTAGTGCGCCGAGGTGAATCCCTGGAGGATGCGGCTTATCGCATCCTGGCAGAAAAAATTCGTGCCCGGAACCTCTATTTGGAGCAGTTATATACCTTTGGCGGTCCAAACCGTGACCCACGAGAAGCTCCGGATAGTTATGGCGATCGCTACCTATCTGTCAGCTATTTTGCGCTGGTGCGCTATGCCGAAGCCGAACTAATTGCCGATCGCGTCAGTGGCATTGCCTGGTATCCACTAGATCAAGTCCCGGTTCTCGCCTTTGACCACAAACAAATTTTGGAATATGGGCATCGTCGCCTACGAAACAAGCTGGAATACAGTCCTGTCGCCTTTGAAGTGTTGCCAGAGTTGTTCACGCTGAGTGACCTTTACCAGCTTTACACCACTGTTTTAGGCGACAACTTTTCTGACTATTCCAATTTCCGCTCTCGCCTGCTGAAGCTGGGCTTTTTAGAAGATACCGGGGTGAAAGTCTCCCGTGGAGCTGGACGACCTGCCAGCCTTTACCGCTTTGATGCCGAGGCATTTGCGCCTCACAAAGACAAACCAATGGTGTTCATTTGA
- a CDS encoding NH(3)-dependent NAD(+) synthetase (IMG reference gene:2510096372~PFAM: NAD synthase; Carbon-nitrogen hydrolase~TIGRFAM: NAD+ synthetase), whose product MKIAIAQLNPIIGDLFGNAQQILAAAQTAAAQGANLFLTPELSLCGYPPRDLLMHPDFVEAMGQALEQLAIALPPQLIAFVGVVTINPHAGITGGKPLFNSSALLVHGQIQQIFHKRLLPTYDVFDEDRYFEPGAKPNHFVFSSSLHIGVTICEDLWNDEEFWGKRTYDINPIADLAQVGVNLTINLSASPFTVGKQALREAMLKHAATRFNQPVIYVNQVGGNDDLIFDGNSVAFNRRGEIVCRARAFETDLLLLDYNEEQQDLVATPNAITPLPENEDAEIWRALVLGVKDYARKCGFSKAVIGLSGGIDSALVAAIATAALGQDNVLGVLMPSPYSSDHSMKDALQLAENLGIPTQTLPISKLMQSYDDTLEKLFANTEFGLAEENIQSRIRGNLLMAISNKFGYLLLSTGNKSEMAVGYCTLYGDMNGGLAVIADVPKTRVYSICNWLNQTRRSHTHLPSPIIPPNILTKAPSAELKPGQVDQDSLPPYEVLDDILVRLIHNHQTPDQIVAAGHDSAVVNRVVQLVSRAEFKRRQAPPVLKVTDRAFGVGWRMPIANRWLSKTTSVNH is encoded by the coding sequence ATGAAAATTGCGATCGCCCAGCTTAATCCCATCATTGGAGACCTTTTCGGGAACGCCCAGCAAATTTTAGCCGCTGCTCAAACTGCTGCTGCCCAAGGTGCCAACTTATTTCTCACACCGGAATTGTCACTCTGTGGCTATCCACCCCGCGACCTGTTGATGCATCCCGATTTTGTGGAAGCAATGGGGCAGGCTTTAGAACAACTTGCGATCGCTCTTCCCCCTCAACTGATAGCATTCGTTGGAGTCGTTACCATCAATCCCCATGCAGGCATCACAGGCGGCAAACCCCTGTTTAACAGCAGCGCCCTCCTTGTGCACGGGCAAATTCAGCAGATTTTCCATAAACGCCTCCTCCCCACCTATGACGTGTTCGACGAAGACCGCTACTTTGAACCCGGTGCAAAGCCAAATCATTTCGTGTTTTCTTCCTCTCTCCACATCGGCGTAACTATCTGCGAAGACTTATGGAACGACGAGGAATTTTGGGGCAAGCGGACTTATGACATTAATCCCATTGCTGATTTGGCACAGGTTGGGGTCAATCTCACGATTAATCTGTCGGCATCACCGTTTACAGTGGGCAAGCAGGCATTGCGCGAAGCCATGTTGAAACACGCGGCAACCCGATTTAATCAGCCTGTGATTTACGTGAATCAAGTAGGCGGCAACGACGACCTGATTTTTGACGGCAATAGTGTGGCATTTAACCGTCGGGGAGAAATAGTTTGTCGTGCCCGTGCCTTTGAAACCGATTTGCTACTGCTGGACTATAACGAAGAGCAACAAGACCTGGTAGCAACGCCCAATGCGATTACACCATTACCCGAAAATGAGGATGCCGAAATTTGGAGAGCATTGGTACTGGGAGTCAAGGATTATGCTCGCAAGTGTGGCTTTAGCAAAGCCGTGATTGGGTTGAGTGGCGGGATTGATTCGGCACTGGTGGCAGCGATCGCCACTGCTGCCCTTGGTCAAGACAACGTATTAGGCGTATTGATGCCATCTCCCTACAGTTCTGATCACTCGATGAAAGATGCACTCCAGCTTGCCGAAAACCTGGGCATCCCCACCCAAACTCTGCCCATCAGCAAATTGATGCAAAGCTACGACGATACCTTAGAAAAACTGTTTGCCAATACAGAATTTGGATTAGCTGAAGAAAACATCCAGTCGCGGATTCGGGGCAACCTGCTGATGGCAATCTCCAATAAGTTCGGGTATCTATTACTTTCCACAGGCAACAAATCTGAAATGGCAGTAGGCTACTGCACCCTCTACGGCGACATGAACGGAGGGCTGGCTGTCATTGCCGATGTGCCCAAAACGCGAGTCTACTCAATTTGCAACTGGCTAAACCAAACTAGGCGATCGCACACCCATCTCCCATCTCCCATCATCCCTCCCAACATCCTGACCAAAGCCCCTAGTGCTGAACTCAAACCAGGTCAGGTAGATCAAGACTCGCTGCCACCTTACGAAGTCCTGGATGATATTCTGGTGCGACTGATCCATAATCATCAGACCCCTGATCAGATTGTGGCAGCAGGACACGATTCAGCCGTGGTAAATCGCGTCGTTCAGTTAGTGTCGCGGGCAGAATTCAAGCGTCGGCAGGCTCCCCCTGTACTAAAAGTTACTGATCGCGCCTTTGGGGTAGGCTGGCGGATGCCGATCGCCAATCGCTGGCTATCCAAAACGACTTCGGTTAACCATTGA
- a CDS encoding membrane protein AbrB duplication (IMG reference gene:2510096373~PFAM: Putative ammonia monooxygenase~TIGRFAM: membrane protein AbrB duplication), with amino-acid sequence MSQAAPRPAIRITPSLMPFLMIFLELLLAAVIGFCLLLLGSDGTSWILGGIAAGAIAFVVGRFYFNLESKPNRTARKIGQLLVGLTVGFSVQHSNWLGLSADLPLFILLTGCLLLGGATVAFIYARVERTDLLTGLLATTPGNIGVMASIAADYGSNPALVSLVQLMRFTAVTFAIPFLSNISHPNDAWATLYGLAHHAIDTDAWYLFWLGSVLTLAGISVKLGANLRIPVPGLMCPLAIGIGFNALFNAVPFFPVVDFNPPTLLNVLGQILLGITIGEYWGMNPHLGKWTIARATIPATLTLLVGLSIAGIAKWLTAWDWLTCILVTAPGGSPEMIWIALTLNQNVEVVTAGHLVRLIAINALLPVMISAAGYVQRSPHLQSVRSWLTASRKLSET; translated from the coding sequence ATGAGCCAAGCTGCACCGCGTCCCGCCATCAGGATAACTCCTTCATTGATGCCTTTCCTGATGATCTTCTTAGAATTGTTATTGGCAGCAGTAATTGGCTTCTGCTTGTTGTTGCTTGGCTCGGATGGCACCTCCTGGATTTTGGGAGGCATCGCAGCTGGTGCGATCGCTTTCGTCGTTGGTCGCTTCTATTTCAATCTTGAATCGAAGCCCAATCGTACCGCTCGCAAAATTGGGCAATTGCTGGTTGGGCTAACAGTAGGGTTCTCAGTGCAACACAGCAATTGGTTGGGACTATCAGCAGATCTCCCATTATTCATCTTGCTAACAGGATGTTTGCTGCTTGGGGGAGCGACTGTTGCCTTCATCTATGCCAGGGTAGAGCGAACAGATTTGCTCACGGGTCTCCTGGCAACAACTCCTGGCAACATTGGTGTAATGGCTAGCATCGCGGCTGACTATGGCAGTAATCCTGCCCTGGTTTCGCTAGTGCAACTGATGCGCTTTACCGCTGTGACTTTTGCTATTCCTTTTCTCTCCAATATCTCCCATCCCAATGATGCCTGGGCGACGCTCTATGGTCTAGCTCACCATGCCATTGACACAGATGCCTGGTATTTGTTCTGGTTAGGATCAGTGCTGACGCTGGCTGGGATTAGCGTCAAACTGGGTGCAAACCTGCGAATTCCAGTTCCCGGTTTGATGTGTCCATTAGCGATTGGGATTGGGTTTAATGCATTGTTTAATGCTGTCCCATTTTTCCCAGTCGTTGATTTCAATCCGCCAACGTTATTGAATGTGCTGGGTCAAATTTTGCTGGGCATCACTATTGGGGAGTATTGGGGAATGAATCCTCATCTAGGGAAGTGGACGATCGCCCGTGCCACGATTCCAGCCACCTTAACGCTCCTTGTTGGTTTGAGCATTGCGGGTATTGCCAAATGGCTAACCGCATGGGACTGGCTCACTTGCATATTGGTGACGGCTCCAGGTGGGTCTCCTGAAATGATCTGGATTGCCCTGACACTAAATCAAAATGTGGAAGTGGTGACGGCTGGTCACTTAGTGCGGCTGATTGCGATTAACGCTTTGCTGCCAGTGATGATTTCAGCAGCGGGCTATGTGCAGCGATCGCCGCATTTGCAGTCAGTTCGAAGCTGGCTGACTGCAAGCAGAAAACTTTCTGAGACATAA
- a CDS encoding cytochrome b561 (IMG reference gene:2510096374~PFAM: Prokaryotic cytochrome b561) — protein MRLIPYQPLLLRLLHGVSALLVFGAWTTGFLVYDSWDKRFGGLGVTVRDRGLIDIHGTFGFFLFFVFIAFAIYSLSTGQKRLVQRESLRQLTQVGRPIWWVALQRVTNTTMLAAAALAVGSGKFQDENWLPNGEMNHIAYFIHLFAWLLVLLSLAAHVLMSAKVGGVPLLLSMTTLKTRSDDWLVKKFQRFVLKK, from the coding sequence ATGAGACTTATACCCTACCAACCACTACTGCTTCGTTTGCTCCATGGTGTTAGTGCCTTACTGGTGTTTGGTGCCTGGACAACGGGTTTCCTCGTCTACGATAGTTGGGATAAGCGCTTCGGTGGATTGGGGGTGACCGTGCGCGATCGCGGCTTGATTGATATTCATGGCACCTTCGGGTTTTTCCTATTCTTCGTCTTCATCGCCTTCGCCATCTACAGTCTTTCAACAGGACAGAAACGCCTGGTTCAACGGGAATCTCTGAGACAACTCACCCAAGTTGGCAGACCAATCTGGTGGGTCGCACTCCAGCGAGTAACGAATACTACCATGCTGGCAGCCGCAGCATTAGCAGTTGGCTCTGGCAAGTTCCAGGATGAGAACTGGTTACCTAACGGCGAAATGAATCACATCGCCTACTTCATTCATCTATTTGCCTGGTTACTGGTGCTACTAAGCCTCGCCGCCCATGTACTGATGAGCGCGAAAGTTGGAGGGGTTCCCTTGTTACTCTCCATGACCACTCTAAAAACCCGCTCTGATGATTGGCTCGTCAAAAAATTTCAGCGATTTGTCCTTAAGAAGTAG
- a CDS encoding cysteine desulfurase family protein (IMG reference gene:2510096375~PFAM: Aminotransferase class-V) encodes MQIYLDYSATTPLRPEAIAAMQQIFSDQWGNPSSLHQWGQRAATALERARVQVARLINAPEEAIVFTSGGTEADNLALFGVARQYSEPQHLIISSIEHSAVSEPARFLEQQGWQVTRLPVDQQGRINPVDLRAALQSNTVLVSIIYGQSEVGTLQAIPTLSAIAHSHGALFHTDAVQVAGRLPIDVQQFPVDLLSLSSHKLYGPQGAGALYVRPGVELMPFLGGGGQESGLRSGTQALPAIAGFGVAAELAAQEILVETQRLLELRDRLFAQLSDVPGLRPTGDRWQRLPHHASFCVEYADGEVLTGKALVRQMNLAGIGISAGAACRSGKVTPSPVLKAMGYSDRVAKSGIRLTLGRHTTLEDIDWTTIVLKQVLERLQPQRVFSSV; translated from the coding sequence ATGCAGATTTACCTGGATTACAGCGCCACAACTCCCCTGCGACCGGAGGCGATCGCTGCAATGCAGCAGATTTTCTCAGACCAGTGGGGCAATCCTTCTAGCCTGCATCAATGGGGACAACGGGCAGCAACAGCTTTAGAACGAGCACGGGTACAAGTTGCTCGGCTGATTAATGCACCAGAAGAAGCGATCGTGTTTACATCGGGTGGCACAGAAGCTGATAACCTTGCGCTGTTTGGTGTAGCTCGTCAATATTCAGAACCGCAACATCTGATTATTTCCAGTATTGAGCATTCTGCCGTGAGTGAACCTGCTCGGTTTCTGGAACAGCAAGGTTGGCAAGTTACGCGGCTCCCGGTCGATCAGCAAGGGCGAATTAATCCAGTTGACCTGCGGGCAGCCCTGCAATCCAACACGGTTTTAGTGTCGATTATCTATGGACAAAGTGAAGTAGGGACACTCCAGGCAATTCCTACTCTGTCTGCGATTGCTCATTCTCATGGTGCTTTGTTTCATACTGACGCCGTTCAAGTTGCTGGACGTTTACCGATTGATGTACAGCAGTTTCCAGTGGATTTACTGTCCCTTTCCAGCCATAAACTTTATGGTCCACAGGGAGCAGGGGCACTCTATGTGCGTCCTGGTGTAGAACTCATGCCTTTTCTGGGTGGCGGTGGACAGGAATCAGGCTTACGCTCTGGGACTCAAGCGCTTCCTGCCATTGCTGGATTTGGTGTTGCGGCTGAACTGGCAGCTCAGGAAATTTTGGTTGAGACTCAGCGCCTGCTGGAACTCCGCGATCGCTTATTTGCTCAGCTTTCAGATGTACCTGGACTTAGACCCACAGGCGATCGCTGGCAGCGCTTGCCGCATCACGCTAGCTTTTGCGTAGAATACGCGGATGGCGAAGTTTTGACCGGGAAAGCACTGGTACGTCAAATGAATCTAGCTGGTATTGGCATCAGTGCAGGTGCGGCTTGTCGCAGTGGCAAAGTCACTCCTAGCCCTGTACTAAAAGCGATGGGCTATAGCGATCGCGTGGCGAAGTCTGGTATTCGCCTTACCCTCGGACGGCATACCACTCTTGAAGATATTGACTGGACAACGATAGTGCTTAAGCAAGTCCTGGAACGCCTTCAACCTCAGCGAGTTTTTTCCAGTGTCTAA
- a CDS encoding response regulator with CheY-like receiver domain and winged-helix DNA-binding domain (IMG reference gene:2510096376~PFAM: Response regulator receiver domain; Transcriptional regulatory protein, C terminal) has translation MENHKEKILVVDDEASIRRILETRLSMIGYDVVTAADGEEALETFRNADPDLVVLDVMMPKLDGYGVCQELRKESDVPIIMLTALGDVADRITGLELGADDYVVKPFSPKELEARIRSVLRRVEKTGTSGIPSSGVIQINTIRIDTNKRQVYKGDERIRLTGMEFSLLELLVSRSGEAFSRSEILQEVWGYTPERHVDTRVVDVHISRLRAKLEDDPSNPELILTARGTGYLFQRIVEPGENEKT, from the coding sequence TTGGAAAACCACAAAGAAAAAATCCTAGTAGTTGATGACGAAGCAAGTATTCGTCGTATTCTTGAAACCCGTCTTTCAATGATTGGTTACGATGTCGTCACGGCAGCCGACGGAGAAGAAGCCCTAGAAACGTTTCGCAATGCTGATCCTGACCTGGTTGTGTTGGATGTGATGATGCCTAAGCTTGATGGATACGGTGTTTGTCAGGAGCTACGCAAAGAGTCGGATGTGCCCATTATCATGCTGACGGCGTTGGGGGATGTTGCTGATCGCATCACTGGCTTGGAACTAGGTGCAGATGATTATGTGGTAAAACCATTTTCCCCTAAAGAACTGGAAGCCCGAATTCGCTCCGTGTTACGACGGGTAGAAAAAACTGGGACTTCTGGTATTCCCAGTTCTGGTGTGATCCAAATCAACACAATTCGGATCGATACGAACAAGCGTCAGGTGTATAAGGGGGATGAACGGATCCGGTTGACTGGGATGGAGTTCAGTTTGCTGGAATTGCTGGTGAGCCGTTCTGGAGAAGCTTTCTCCCGTTCTGAAATCTTGCAAGAAGTGTGGGGCTACACCCCAGAACGCCATGTGGATACCCGCGTGGTCGATGTTCACATTTCCCGACTGCGTGCCAAGTTAGAGGATGATCCTAGTAATCCTGAACTTATCCTAACTGCACGGGGAACAGGTTATCTTTTTCAACGAATTGTAGAACCTGGAGAAAACGAGAAGACGTAA
- a CDS encoding DNA repair protein RadA (IMG reference gene:2510096377~PFAM: KaiC; Lon protease (S16) C-terminal proteolytic domain~TIGRFAM: DNA repair protein RadA), which produces MPKSRSLFVCNQCGAEFSQYFGKCLACEAWNSLEEQIVSAANSNAKQAVASMARTSSRERRRSETIAQPRASLTLAQISDHPQQRLPSGYTELDRVLGGGIVPGSLVLIGGDPGIGKSTLLLQTANRLAHHYRVLYVCAEESGQQVKLRAMRLGVGNQDSSPSSPPSPSSSSLQPPAPSPSSLYLLPEIDLDTILTELESLQPQVAVIDSIQALYFSALTSAPGSVAQVRECTSVLMQLAKRQNISLFIVGHVTKEGAIAGPKVLEHLVDTVLYFEGDRFASHRLLRAVKNRFGATHEIGVFEMADQGLDEVTNPSELFLGNREEASPGSATIVACEGTRPIVVELQALVSPTSYSSPRRSTTGIEYNRLLQILAVLEKRVGIPLSKLDAYVASSGGLNVNEPAADLGVAVAVVASFRDRVVDPRMVIIGEVGLGGQVRPVSQMELRLKEAAKLGFKQAIIPKGQTFSNVGLEVIPVARVVDAIAIALSVKHSSDS; this is translated from the coding sequence ATGCCGAAATCGCGATCGCTCTTCGTTTGCAATCAATGTGGTGCCGAGTTCTCTCAATATTTTGGGAAATGTTTGGCGTGTGAAGCCTGGAATTCCTTAGAGGAGCAAATTGTTTCTGCTGCAAATTCCAATGCAAAACAAGCTGTTGCCTCTATGGCAAGAACATCCAGCCGCGAACGTCGCAGGTCAGAAACAATTGCTCAACCCCGCGCCTCCCTTACCCTGGCTCAAATCTCTGACCATCCTCAACAGCGCCTCCCCTCTGGCTACACTGAACTTGATCGTGTCCTGGGTGGCGGCATTGTTCCTGGATCTCTGGTACTGATTGGTGGCGATCCAGGGATTGGTAAATCTACCTTACTGTTGCAAACTGCGAATCGGCTGGCACACCATTACCGGGTGCTATATGTCTGCGCTGAAGAATCGGGACAGCAAGTGAAATTGCGAGCAATGCGGTTAGGAGTAGGGAATCAGGATTCTTCCCCATCATCTCCCCCTTCTCCATCTTCCTCCAGTCTCCAGCCTCCAGCCCCTAGCCCCTCTTCCCTCTACCTGTTGCCCGAAATTGACCTGGACACCATTCTGACAGAACTGGAGTCGCTTCAGCCCCAGGTAGCAGTGATTGATAGTATTCAAGCGTTGTATTTCAGTGCACTAACTTCAGCTCCAGGATCGGTGGCGCAGGTGCGCGAGTGTACTTCGGTGTTGATGCAGTTGGCGAAACGGCAAAATATTTCGCTATTCATTGTGGGGCATGTGACGAAGGAAGGAGCGATCGCAGGTCCGAAAGTGCTGGAACATCTGGTGGACACGGTGCTGTATTTTGAGGGTGATCGCTTTGCCAGTCATCGCCTGTTGCGGGCAGTGAAAAATCGCTTTGGCGCAACCCACGAAATTGGTGTGTTTGAAATGGCAGATCAGGGTTTGGATGAAGTGACCAATCCTTCTGAACTGTTTTTGGGAAATCGGGAAGAAGCTTCTCCAGGCAGTGCAACCATTGTGGCGTGTGAGGGAACTCGTCCAATTGTGGTGGAGTTGCAGGCATTAGTCAGTCCCACGAGTTATAGTTCCCCCCGGCGATCAACGACTGGGATTGAATACAATCGCCTCTTGCAAATTTTGGCAGTGCTAGAAAAACGGGTGGGCATTCCTCTTTCTAAGCTGGATGCCTATGTTGCCTCATCCGGCGGCTTGAATGTCAATGAACCTGCGGCTGATTTGGGCGTGGCAGTAGCAGTCGTCGCTAGTTTCCGCGATCGCGTCGTTGATCCACGCATGGTGATCATCGGCGAAGTCGGCTTAGGTGGACAGGTGCGTCCTGTATCTCAAATGGAATTGCGATTAAAAGAAGCCGCAAAATTAGGCTTCAAGCAAGCAATAATTCCCAAAGGTCAGACCTTTTCCAATGTGGGATTAGAGGTGATTCCCGTAGCGCGAGTAGTGGATGCGATCGCGATCGCTCTTTCCGTCAAACACTCCTCTGACTCCTGA